In Papaver somniferum cultivar HN1 chromosome 1, ASM357369v1, whole genome shotgun sequence, a genomic segment contains:
- the LOC113332416 gene encoding uncharacterized protein LOC113332416: MRPTEIISNGLISDKAISSGPSDTNQKPSSQSKSLDSKLKQTGFLPSGFIEQKNYSSKIYFDVSSSSQSSPSSNSNQSRSWEDNFSSDNAIIQERGVLSSVSTEEKEKRNLGLISEEVSNSTGYSESMVEDSNINDDPTQSLDDISEFTSGFNFPSGDDKEKVGLVSSKSSVDNQIRTQCNPDPKHVPISTPSADYFAQALEDKEKEAVVTQYMKDRYLPAIEMIKAVNDVSGIGGDIDDIIRMLIRSAIKKPEVFNFECRAAVLVV, translated from the coding sequence ATGCGTCCAACGGAAATTATTTCTAATGGGCTCATTTCTGATAAAGCAATTTCGTCTGGGCCGTCAGATACAAATCAAAAGCCCTCTAGCCAATCCAAATCTCTTGATTCCAAATTGAAGCAAACGGGGTTTTTGCCTTCAGGGTTCATTGAACAGAAAAATTATAGTTCAAAGATTTACTTCGATGTTAGTTCTTCATCTCAATCTTCTCCCAGTTCTAATTCTAACCAAAGTCGATCTTGGGAAGATAATTTCTCTAGCGATAATGCTATTATTCAAGAGCGTGGGGTTTTATCTTCGGTTTCTactgaagaaaaggagaagagaaaTTTAGGATTGATCTCGGAAGAGGTATCAAATTCAACTGGGTATTCTGAATCAATGGTGGAGGACTCAAATATTAACGATGATCCTACTCAATCTCTCGATGATATCAGTGAGTTCACCTCTGGTTTCAATTTCCCCAGCGGAGATGACAAAGAAAAGGTCGGCCTTGTCTCATCGAAATCTTCGGTGGATAACCAAATCCGTACTCAATGTAATCCTGATCCTAAACATGTTCCTATCTCTACTCCTTCCGCTGATTATTTCGCCCAAGCCTTGGAAGACAAAGAGAAAGAAGCCGTTGTTACTCAATATATGAAAGATAGGTACCTACCTGCTATTGAGATGATCAAAGCAGTAAATGATGTTTCTGGTATCGGAGGGGATATCGATGATATTATTCGAATGTTGATTAGGTCTGCTATTAAAAAGCCAGAGGTTTTCAACTTCGAGTGCAGGGCGGCAGTACTTGTTGTTTAA